The stretch of DNA CGCGAGCGCGTGCGCGGGTACGAGAGGCTGAGCCTGCTGGGCCGGGCCGTACACAGCTGGCAGAAGCGCAAGCCGCGCCGGCTGGAGGCGATCGCCGGCTTGCTCGAGGAGCGGACGTGATGCGGGGGGCGACGGCCGTGACCGCATCCGAGACGCTCGAGCGGCTCGGCGACCCGCCGGGATGGCTGGGCGCGATCGGCGATCCCGCGGCCGTCGAGCGCGCTCTGCTTCCCCACATCCCCGGTCTGCGCTCATGCGACGTGGTGCGCGTGCGCACGAAGAGCACCGGAATGGGCACGGTGTATGTCGCCGATGTGGCCGGGGCCGGCGCGGTCGAGCTGCACGGGCGCGTGTCCGAGCCGCGGCCTCCGGCGGGGACGAGCGTCGCCGAGCCGGGCTGGCGCCGGTACCTGCCGGAGCTGCGACTGGTCGTTACGCGCGGTGATGCGGACGCGGCCCTGCCGGCGCTTGGGTCGATGACGGACCCTGACGCGGCCGCCCGCATGATCGAGCGGCTCCTGCACGCCTCGGGCCGCTGCCCCGGCATCCGCGTCGCAGCCTGCAGGTCGCGCGTGATGCGCCACAAGCCGGGCAGCCGCTGCACGGTCGCCTACGAGCTCGAGGTCGCCCCCGATGCCCCGCCCGAGTGGCCGCGCACGGTGGTTGCCAAGACCTACTGGGGCGACAAGGGGCGGGTCGCCTGGGACGGGATGCGCGACCTCTGGCGCGCCCCGGTGGCGGCAGCGGGGACCGTCGCCCTCGCCGAGCCTCTGGCCTTCTCGGCCGACGACCGGGTCGTGCTCCAACGCGGTATCCCCCATCGGACGACCCTCAAGGCGATGCTGCGCGAGTGCCTCGGCACCGGCGGCGGGGACCCGGCCGCGCTCGTCGCCGCGCTCCGGCGGAGCGGCCGCGGCCTGGCCGAGCTGCACGCCTGCGGCGTACAGCCGCTGGACGAGCGCTCCTGGACGGCCGAGCGAGCGGAGGTCAGCGAGATCGTCGACCGCCTCGCAGTGCTCGCGCCCTCCCTTGACGGGGCCGTGGCCGGCCTGCTGGACACGCTCGACCGCAGGATCGCGGCGGCCGCCGAGCAGCCGGCGGTGCCCTCTCACGGCAGCTTCCGCCCCGCGCAGGTCCTGGTCGGCGAGCACGGCGCGATCGGCTTCATCGACTTCGACAGCTTCTGCCTGGCGGAGCCCGCGGCTGACTGTGCGCTCTTCTGCTCCAGCCTCCGCGACACCGGCCTGCGCACGCTCCGTGAGGCAGGTGGCGGGGACGACGCCACCCAACTGGCCCGCCTCGATGCGCTCGCGGCGGCGTTCCTCGACGCG from Gaiellales bacterium encodes:
- a CDS encoding aminoglycoside phosphotransferase family protein, producing MRGATAVTASETLERLGDPPGWLGAIGDPAAVERALLPHIPGLRSCDVVRVRTKSTGMGTVYVADVAGAGAVELHGRVSEPRPPAGTSVAEPGWRRYLPELRLVVTRGDADAALPALGSMTDPDAAARMIERLLHASGRCPGIRVAACRSRVMRHKPGSRCTVAYELEVAPDAPPEWPRTVVAKTYWGDKGRVAWDGMRDLWRAPVAAAGTVALAEPLAFSADDRVVLQRGIPHRTTLKAMLRECLGTGGGDPAALVAALRRSGRGLAELHACGVQPLDERSWTAERAEVSEIVDRLAVLAPSLDGAVAGLLDTLDRRIAAAAEQPAVPSHGSFRPAQVLVGEHGAIGFIDFDSFCLAEPAADCALFCSSLRDTGLRTLREAGGGDDATQLARLDALAAAFLDAYADTAPVCRERVELWEALDAVTGVLHCWTKAKLGRLPYRLTLLRHALDRAGVL